One part of the Arthrobacter sp. EM1 genome encodes these proteins:
- a CDS encoding FHA domain-containing protein: MFGNERNTTGDGSGTGALKASDTTSINLTPVHDEPSVAPNLSVEERTAAEALPYGSALLVAHSGPNTGARFLLDSDVTTAGRHPDADIFLDDVTVSRRHVEFRRTARSFEVVDTGSLNGTYVNHDRVDSVELKSGNEVQIGKFRLTFYLSPARAAGNV; the protein is encoded by the coding sequence ATGTTTGGGAACGAACGCAACACCACCGGTGACGGCAGCGGCACGGGTGCACTGAAGGCGTCGGATACCACGTCGATCAACCTCACACCGGTCCACGATGAACCGAGCGTCGCACCGAATCTCTCGGTCGAGGAACGGACCGCCGCTGAGGCGCTGCCGTACGGCTCAGCCCTGCTGGTTGCGCACAGCGGTCCCAATACCGGCGCCCGTTTCCTGCTCGATTCCGATGTCACTACGGCGGGCCGGCACCCGGACGCCGACATCTTCCTCGATGACGTCACAGTCTCCCGCCGGCACGTGGAGTTCCGCCGAACGGCGCGCAGCTTCGAGGTCGTTGATACCGGGAGCCTGAATGGCACGTACGTGAACCACGACCGAGTCGACAGCGTCGAACTGAAGTCCGGCAACGAAGTGCAGATCGGGAAGTTCCGACTCACCTTCTACCTGAGCCCTGCCCGCGCAGCAGGCAACGTCTGA
- a CDS encoding MerR family transcriptional regulator gives MAQPERRGPQVLNIGEVLAQLSDDFPSMTASKIRFLEEKGLINPQRTPAGYRQYADSDVERLRFVLALQRDQYLPLKVIKDYLDAIDRGERPDNLPPGVTVSPRIVSEELAAELHNRVRRLSAEQLRAESGASVALLESLLSFGLIGHVDGNFDEHALQVARACVQLEGHGLEPRHLRPFQAAAEREFGLVERAVSTLTSRKDAASQARAAEAAREISELCLTLHRALVQDRISRMDS, from the coding sequence ATGGCACAACCGGAACGGCGCGGACCCCAGGTTCTGAACATCGGGGAAGTCCTGGCTCAGTTGAGCGACGACTTTCCGAGCATGACCGCGTCAAAAATACGCTTCCTTGAGGAAAAGGGGCTGATCAACCCCCAGCGCACCCCGGCCGGTTACCGGCAGTACGCCGACAGTGATGTCGAAAGGCTGCGCTTTGTGCTGGCCCTGCAGCGGGACCAGTACCTGCCGTTGAAGGTCATCAAGGATTACCTGGATGCGATCGACCGCGGCGAACGGCCAGACAATCTGCCGCCAGGGGTGACCGTCTCGCCCCGGATTGTCTCGGAGGAGCTCGCTGCTGAACTGCACAACCGGGTCCGTCGGCTTAGTGCGGAACAGCTCCGGGCCGAGTCCGGTGCCAGTGTTGCGCTGCTTGAATCGCTCCTGAGCTTTGGCCTGATCGGCCACGTCGACGGTAACTTCGATGAGCACGCCCTCCAGGTGGCACGCGCCTGCGTCCAGCTCGAGGGACACGGTCTGGAACCGCGGCACCTGCGCCCATTCCAGGCCGCCGCCGAACGCGAGTTCGGGCTGGTGGAGCGTGCGGTGTCCACTTTGACCTCCCGGAAGGATGCAGCCTCCCAAGCCCGCGCCGCCGAGGCCGCCCGGGAGATCAGCGAATTGTGTCTGACGCTGCACCGGGCCTTGGTCCAGGATCGCATTTCGAGGATGGACAGCTGA
- a CDS encoding bifunctional nuclease family protein encodes MIEVEIVGVRIELPSNQPLVLLREIHGERHVPIWIGTPEASAIALAQQGVVPPRPMTHDLLIDVVESLGHTIVSVNIVAVEDNIFYGQLQFENGTTVSSRASDALALALRAKCRIWCADAVMEEAGVRIAEHDEGEDTQAGPAVDEEGELRRFREFLDDVEPEDFAG; translated from the coding sequence ATGATTGAGGTCGAAATTGTCGGCGTGCGGATTGAGCTTCCCTCCAACCAGCCCCTCGTCCTGCTGCGTGAGATCCACGGGGAGCGGCATGTGCCGATCTGGATCGGCACCCCTGAGGCCAGCGCCATCGCCCTGGCCCAGCAGGGGGTTGTGCCGCCGCGGCCCATGACGCATGACCTGCTGATCGACGTCGTCGAATCCCTCGGCCACACGATCGTCAGTGTGAACATTGTGGCCGTGGAAGACAACATCTTCTACGGGCAGCTTCAGTTCGAAAACGGGACCACCGTCAGCTCCCGCGCCTCCGATGCCCTGGCATTGGCCCTCCGGGCCAAGTGCCGGATCTGGTGCGCCGACGCCGTGATGGAAGAGGCCGGTGTCCGGATTGCCGAACATGACGAGGGTGAGGACACCCAGGCGGGTCCTGCCGTCGACGAAGAGGGTGAGCTGCGCCGGTTCCGGGAGTTCCTGGACGACGTGGAACCCGAAGATTTTGCGGGCTAA
- a CDS encoding MerR family transcriptional regulator has translation MSPKGEAGELKQPPAAGAAMPASGSQGLLFTEDLPVLDEDAGYRGPTACKAAGITYRQLDYWARTGLVEPAVRGAAGSGSQRLYGFRDILVLKVVKRLLDTGVSLQQIRSAVEHLRERGVEDLAQITLMSDGASVYECTSADEVIDLVQGGQGVFGIAVGRVWREVEGSLAALPSEHVSDLSFPDDELSKRRATRKIS, from the coding sequence GTGAGTCCGAAAGGCGAAGCAGGCGAGCTCAAGCAGCCCCCGGCAGCTGGTGCGGCCATGCCCGCCAGCGGTTCCCAGGGCCTGCTGTTCACCGAGGATCTTCCAGTGCTGGATGAGGATGCGGGCTATCGGGGCCCGACGGCCTGCAAGGCAGCCGGCATCACCTACCGTCAACTGGACTACTGGGCGCGTACCGGGCTGGTGGAGCCTGCCGTCCGCGGTGCCGCCGGTTCGGGTTCCCAGCGCCTATACGGTTTCCGTGACATCCTGGTCCTCAAAGTCGTCAAGCGCCTCCTGGACACCGGCGTGTCTCTCCAGCAGATTCGCTCGGCCGTCGAGCATCTCCGGGAGCGCGGCGTCGAGGACCTCGCCCAGATCACCCTCATGAGCGACGGTGCCAGTGTGTACGAGTGCACCTCGGCAGACGAAGTCATTGACCTGGTCCAGGGCGGACAAGGCGTCTTCGGGATCGCCGTCGGCCGGGTCTGGCGCGAAGTTGAGGGCAGCCTCGCGGCTCTTCCCAGTGAACACGTCAGTGATCTCTCGTTCCCCGACGACGAACTCAGCAAGCGGCGGGCCACCCGCAAGATCAGTTAA
- a CDS encoding ParA family protein, with protein sequence MQVVSISSLKGGVGKTSVTTGLASAALAAGIPTLVVDLDPHADASTALGVQPGERLDIGRMLKSPRRARLAENVVPSGWVERAAAAGGAPAGPALPILDVAVGSAYTGIYDRPDLGRRDLRRLSAVLSGAQKYELVLVDCPPSLNGLTRMAWSASDKVTLVAEPGLFSVAGTERTMRAIQLFRQEFAPNLSPAGIVANRVRTGSAEHTFRLAEMDSMFGPLLLSPHIPEQANWQQIQGAAHSIHHWPGDSAKNAAALFDALLANLLTADGRQNAGVRDRRQR encoded by the coding sequence GTGCAAGTAGTCAGCATCAGCAGCCTCAAAGGCGGCGTCGGCAAAACATCGGTGACCACTGGACTGGCGTCCGCGGCATTGGCCGCCGGCATCCCCACCCTCGTCGTCGACCTTGACCCGCACGCCGATGCGAGCACGGCGCTCGGCGTCCAGCCAGGGGAACGGCTGGACATCGGCCGGATGCTCAAGTCCCCGCGGCGGGCCCGTCTGGCAGAGAACGTGGTCCCCAGCGGCTGGGTGGAACGCGCTGCCGCTGCCGGCGGCGCTCCCGCCGGCCCGGCATTACCGATTCTGGATGTGGCCGTCGGTTCCGCTTACACCGGTATCTACGACCGACCCGATTTGGGTCGACGCGACCTTCGCCGGCTCTCCGCTGTGCTTTCCGGAGCGCAGAAGTACGAATTGGTACTCGTAGACTGCCCGCCCTCGCTGAACGGCCTCACACGGATGGCATGGTCCGCCAGCGACAAAGTCACGCTCGTCGCCGAGCCCGGACTGTTCTCGGTCGCAGGCACGGAGCGCACCATGCGTGCAATCCAGCTGTTCCGCCAGGAGTTCGCCCCAAACCTCTCCCCCGCAGGCATTGTGGCTAACCGGGTGCGGACCGGTTCCGCCGAACACACATTCCGGCTCGCCGAGATGGACTCCATGTTCGGCCCGCTGCTGCTCTCACCGCATATTCCGGAACAGGCCAACTGGCAGCAGATCCAGGGTGCTGCCCACTCCATCCACCACTGGCCCGGGGACTCGGCGAAAAACGCAGCCGCACTTTTTGATGCCCTGCTGGCGAACCTGTTAACCGCTGACGGCCGGCAAAACGCCGGGGTCCGGGACCGCCGTCAGCGCTGA
- a CDS encoding pyruvate carboxylase has translation MFSKILVANRGEIAIRAFRASYELGAKTVAVFPHEDRNSIHRQKADEAYLIGEEGHPVRAYLDVDEVVRVAKESGADAIYPGYGFLSENPRLARAAAQAGITFVGPPADVLELAGNKVAALEAARKAGVPVLKSSQPSKDLDELIAAADVIGFPIFAKAVAGGGGRGMRRVDTRDALPEALQAAMREADAAFGDPTMFLEQAVLRPRHIEVQILADAEGNVMHLFERDCSIQRRHQKVIEIAPAPNLDEGIRQALYRDAVKFAKALNYVNAGTVEFLIDTVGERAGQHVFIEMNPRIQVEHTVTEEVTDVDLVQAQLRIAAGETLADLGLSQETVQLKGAALQCRITTEDPANGFRPDVGKITGYRSAGGAGVRLDGGTVYSGAEISPHFDSMLVKLTCRGREYPAAVARARRALAEFRIRGVSTNISFLQAVLDDPDFIAGNVATSFIDERPELLKARVSADRGTKLLTWLAEVTVNKPNGELTVHSDPAAKLPALADAAPREGSRQRLLQLGPEGFAKALREQDAVAVTDTTFRDAHQSLLATRVRTRDLVAAGPAVSSLLPELLSVEAWGGATYDVALRFLGEDPWDRLAALRKALPNVCLQMLLRGRNTVGYTPYPEEVTVAFVNEAAATGIDIFRIFDALNDVNQMAPAIRAVRETGTAVAEVALCYTADMLDPDETLYTLDYYLELAQRIVDAGAHILAIKDMAGLLRPAAAARLVTALREKFDLPVHLHTHDTAGGQLATLLAAVDAGVDAVDVASASLAGTTSQPSASALVAALAHTPRDTGLSLANVCALEPYWEAVRRVYAPFESGLPGPTGRVYRHEIPGGQLSNLRQQAIALGLGERFEAIEDMYTAADRILGRLVKVTPSSKVVGDLALHLVGLNADPADFNENPQNYDVPDSVIGFLSGELGDPPGGWPEPFRTKALQGRTLKVRDVELSAEDSEALKGDSRTVQQTLNRLLFAGPSKDYQKSVETYGNLSVLDTRDYLFGLQRGAEHEIELEKGVRLIASLEAVSEPDEKGMRTVMCTLNGQSRPVVVRDRSVVSNVKAAERADTSQPGQVAAPFAGAVTLTVKAGEAVLAGDTVATIEAMKMEASITTPVAGTVSRLAVGAVEQVQGGDLLLVVE, from the coding sequence ATGTTTTCGAAGATTCTTGTGGCCAACCGCGGCGAAATCGCGATCCGGGCCTTCCGCGCCAGCTACGAGCTGGGCGCCAAGACCGTTGCCGTCTTCCCCCATGAGGACCGCAACTCCATCCACCGACAGAAAGCCGACGAGGCGTATCTGATCGGTGAAGAGGGCCACCCCGTCCGGGCCTACCTCGACGTCGACGAGGTGGTACGGGTGGCGAAGGAGTCCGGGGCGGACGCCATCTACCCCGGCTACGGATTCCTCTCCGAGAATCCGCGGTTGGCCCGGGCCGCCGCGCAAGCCGGTATCACCTTTGTGGGTCCACCGGCGGACGTATTGGAACTTGCCGGCAACAAGGTCGCCGCCCTCGAGGCCGCCCGCAAGGCCGGGGTGCCGGTGCTGAAATCCAGCCAGCCCTCCAAAGACCTTGACGAACTCATCGCAGCCGCCGACGTGATCGGCTTCCCCATTTTCGCCAAGGCCGTCGCCGGCGGCGGCGGCCGCGGCATGCGCCGCGTCGACACCCGCGATGCCCTTCCCGAAGCACTGCAGGCCGCCATGCGCGAAGCCGACGCGGCCTTCGGCGACCCAACCATGTTCCTGGAGCAGGCCGTCCTGCGTCCCCGCCACATCGAGGTCCAGATCCTGGCCGATGCGGAGGGCAATGTGATGCACCTCTTCGAACGTGACTGCTCCATCCAGCGCCGCCACCAGAAGGTCATCGAGATCGCCCCGGCGCCTAACCTCGACGAAGGCATCCGGCAGGCGCTCTACCGCGACGCCGTGAAGTTCGCCAAGGCGCTGAATTACGTCAACGCCGGCACCGTGGAATTCCTTATCGACACTGTGGGGGAGCGGGCAGGCCAGCACGTCTTTATCGAGATGAACCCCCGGATCCAGGTCGAGCACACCGTCACCGAGGAAGTTACCGACGTCGACCTCGTCCAGGCGCAGCTGCGCATCGCCGCCGGTGAGACGCTCGCGGACCTGGGTTTGTCGCAGGAGACGGTCCAGCTCAAGGGTGCCGCACTGCAATGCCGCATCACCACCGAGGACCCGGCCAATGGTTTCCGTCCCGACGTCGGCAAGATCACCGGCTACCGTTCGGCCGGCGGCGCCGGCGTTCGGCTCGACGGCGGCACCGTCTATTCCGGCGCGGAGATCAGCCCGCACTTTGACTCGATGCTGGTGAAACTGACCTGCCGCGGGCGGGAGTATCCGGCAGCGGTGGCCAGGGCACGCCGTGCCCTCGCCGAGTTCCGCATCCGCGGCGTCTCCACCAACATCTCTTTCCTGCAGGCCGTCCTGGACGACCCCGACTTCATCGCCGGCAACGTGGCCACGTCCTTTATTGACGAACGGCCCGAGCTGCTCAAGGCCCGCGTCTCAGCGGACCGCGGCACGAAGCTGCTGACCTGGCTCGCCGAAGTTACGGTGAACAAGCCCAACGGCGAACTCACGGTCCACAGCGATCCGGCCGCCAAGCTTCCTGCCCTCGCCGATGCCGCACCCCGGGAAGGCTCCCGGCAGCGGCTGCTGCAGCTGGGGCCTGAAGGGTTCGCCAAAGCCCTGCGCGAACAGGATGCAGTAGCCGTCACTGACACCACGTTCCGCGACGCGCACCAGTCCCTGCTCGCCACCCGCGTACGCACCCGCGACCTGGTGGCGGCCGGACCGGCGGTGTCCAGCCTCCTTCCCGAGCTGCTCTCGGTCGAGGCTTGGGGCGGTGCCACCTACGATGTCGCCTTGAGGTTCCTCGGTGAGGATCCCTGGGACCGGCTGGCAGCGCTGCGCAAAGCGTTGCCGAACGTCTGCCTGCAGATGCTCCTTCGCGGCCGCAACACGGTCGGCTACACCCCGTACCCGGAGGAGGTCACTGTGGCTTTTGTCAACGAGGCCGCCGCCACCGGCATCGACATCTTCCGGATCTTCGACGCGCTCAACGACGTGAACCAGATGGCCCCGGCCATCCGTGCCGTCCGCGAGACCGGCACTGCCGTCGCAGAGGTGGCGCTGTGCTACACCGCTGACATGCTGGACCCGGACGAGACGCTCTACACGCTTGACTACTACCTGGAGCTGGCGCAGCGGATCGTCGACGCCGGCGCGCATATCCTGGCGATCAAGGACATGGCCGGGCTGCTGCGCCCGGCGGCCGCTGCCCGCCTCGTGACGGCTTTGCGGGAGAAGTTTGACCTCCCGGTCCACCTGCACACCCACGACACCGCGGGCGGCCAGCTGGCCACGCTGCTGGCCGCGGTGGACGCCGGAGTGGACGCCGTCGACGTCGCTTCCGCCTCGCTGGCCGGCACCACCAGCCAGCCCTCCGCCTCCGCACTGGTCGCCGCGCTGGCCCACACGCCGCGCGATACCGGCTTGAGCCTGGCCAACGTGTGTGCCCTGGAACCGTACTGGGAGGCCGTCCGCCGTGTCTACGCCCCGTTTGAGTCCGGGCTTCCGGGCCCCACGGGCCGGGTCTACCGGCATGAAATCCCCGGTGGCCAGCTCTCCAACCTGCGCCAGCAGGCGATTGCGCTAGGACTCGGTGAACGGTTCGAGGCGATCGAGGACATGTACACCGCCGCGGACCGGATCCTTGGCCGGCTGGTGAAAGTCACCCCGTCCTCCAAGGTCGTCGGTGACCTCGCGCTGCACCTGGTGGGGCTCAATGCCGACCCGGCCGACTTCAACGAGAACCCGCAAAATTATGACGTCCCGGATTCAGTGATCGGCTTCCTGTCCGGTGAGCTCGGCGATCCTCCCGGCGGCTGGCCGGAACCGTTCCGCACCAAGGCCTTGCAGGGCCGCACCCTCAAGGTCCGCGACGTCGAGCTCAGCGCCGAGGACAGCGAAGCACTCAAGGGTGATTCCAGGACCGTGCAGCAGACCCTCAACCGGCTGCTCTTTGCCGGGCCCTCCAAGGACTACCAGAAGAGCGTGGAGACCTACGGCAACCTCTCGGTGCTCGACACCCGCGACTACCTGTTCGGGCTGCAGCGCGGCGCCGAGCACGAAATCGAGCTGGAGAAGGGTGTGCGCTTGATCGCCTCGCTCGAAGCGGTCTCCGAACCTGACGAGAAGGGCATGCGCACCGTGATGTGCACGCTCAACGGCCAGTCGCGCCCTGTGGTGGTCCGTGACCGTTCCGTCGTCAGCAACGTCAAGGCCGCAGAACGCGCCGACACGTCCCAACCGGGCCAGGTGGCCGCACCGTTCGCCGGCGCCGTCACGCTGACAGTCAAGGCCGGCGAGGCCGTCCTGGCCGGTGACACTGTCGCCACGATCGAGGCCATGAAGATGGAAGCATCCATCACGACGCCGGTCGCCGGCACTGTCTCGCGCCTTGCCGTCGGGGCGGTTGAACAGGTCCAGGGCGGGGACTTGCTGCTCGTCGTCGAGTAG
- a CDS encoding long-chain fatty acid--CoA ligase: protein MREFSVPPLVNVPPEMNATDLVLRQAAKASDPALFSRLDAAGAWQDVRATDFLADVSLLAKGLMASGVGAGDRVGIMSRTRYEWSLIDFAIWFAGAVSVPIYETSSPSQVAWNLGDSGAVAAFGESDHHENIIRQAATSENLTALAHVWQLAGKGLDEVRAAGAAISDEDLEARRSLASLKDLATIIYTSGTTGRPKGCELTHGNFVELSENALATSLNTIVHEQARTIMFLPLAHVFARFISVLAVAAGVTVAHTPDIKNLLPDLQSYKPTFILAVPRVFEKVYNSALTKAEDGGKGAIFHRAADTAIEFSRARQAGRIGLGLRVKHAVFDKLVYGKLRAAMGGEVAHAVSGGGPLGERLGHFFQGIGMQILEGYGLTETTAPVTVNTPNLIKIGTVGAPIPGNAVKIADDGEILAKGVCVMSGYFKRADLTAESFTDGWFRTGDIGQLDEQGFLTITGRKKEIIVTASGKNVVPALLEDQIRADALVSQVLVVGDNRPFIGALVTLDEEALPGWLHRHGLPAGTTLAEATDNPAVKAAVQDLINGANQSVSKAEAIKSFRIVAADFTEASGHLTPSMKVKRAQVMKDYEKVIEEMYGTPRPSQV, encoded by the coding sequence GTGCGAGAATTCAGTGTCCCGCCCCTAGTCAACGTCCCGCCGGAAATGAACGCCACGGACCTGGTCCTGCGCCAGGCGGCGAAGGCTTCCGACCCGGCCCTCTTCTCCCGCCTTGACGCGGCCGGAGCGTGGCAGGACGTCCGGGCCACCGACTTCCTCGCCGATGTTTCGCTGCTCGCCAAGGGACTGATGGCCAGCGGCGTCGGGGCCGGCGACAGGGTTGGCATTATGTCGCGCACCCGCTACGAGTGGTCCTTGATTGACTTCGCCATTTGGTTCGCGGGCGCCGTCTCCGTCCCGATCTACGAGACCTCCTCGCCCTCCCAGGTTGCGTGGAACCTCGGAGATTCCGGCGCCGTCGCAGCGTTCGGCGAGTCCGACCACCACGAAAACATCATCCGGCAGGCCGCCACGTCCGAGAACCTTACGGCGCTGGCACATGTTTGGCAGCTTGCGGGAAAGGGCCTCGATGAGGTCCGCGCGGCGGGCGCCGCGATCAGCGACGAGGACCTGGAGGCGCGGCGCAGCCTCGCTTCCCTCAAGGACCTCGCCACCATCATTTACACCTCGGGCACCACCGGGCGGCCCAAGGGCTGCGAGCTGACCCACGGCAACTTCGTCGAACTCTCCGAAAACGCGCTGGCGACCTCGTTGAACACGATCGTCCACGAACAGGCAAGGACAATTATGTTCCTGCCCCTCGCCCACGTGTTTGCTCGTTTCATCTCGGTGCTCGCCGTGGCCGCCGGCGTCACGGTGGCGCACACCCCCGACATCAAAAACCTCTTGCCGGACCTGCAGAGCTACAAGCCAACCTTCATCCTCGCGGTGCCGCGGGTCTTTGAGAAGGTCTACAACTCGGCACTGACCAAGGCAGAGGACGGCGGCAAGGGCGCCATCTTCCACCGCGCAGCGGACACCGCCATCGAATTCTCCCGCGCCCGCCAGGCCGGCAGGATCGGGCTGGGCCTCAGGGTCAAGCACGCCGTCTTCGACAAACTCGTTTACGGCAAGCTCCGCGCGGCCATGGGCGGCGAGGTGGCGCACGCCGTCTCCGGCGGCGGACCGCTGGGCGAACGGCTGGGGCACTTCTTCCAGGGCATCGGCATGCAGATCCTGGAGGGCTACGGGCTGACCGAGACCACGGCCCCGGTGACGGTCAACACTCCGAACCTGATCAAGATCGGCACGGTCGGCGCCCCGATTCCCGGGAATGCCGTGAAAATTGCCGACGACGGCGAGATCCTCGCCAAGGGCGTCTGCGTTATGAGCGGCTACTTTAAGCGCGCGGACCTGACTGCGGAGTCGTTTACGGACGGCTGGTTCCGAACCGGTGACATCGGACAGCTCGATGAGCAGGGCTTCCTGACCATCACCGGACGCAAAAAGGAAATCATCGTCACGGCCAGTGGCAAAAACGTTGTGCCCGCGCTGCTGGAGGACCAGATCCGTGCCGACGCCCTCGTCTCCCAAGTACTTGTAGTCGGTGACAACCGCCCCTTTATCGGCGCACTGGTAACCCTCGACGAAGAGGCGCTTCCCGGCTGGCTGCACCGCCACGGACTGCCTGCCGGCACCACCCTCGCCGAAGCGACCGACAACCCGGCGGTCAAAGCCGCCGTCCAGGACCTCATCAACGGTGCCAACCAGTCGGTCTCCAAGGCCGAGGCGATCAAGTCATTTCGGATTGTCGCCGCGGACTTCACTGAGGCTTCCGGGCACCTGACTCCGTCGATGAAGGTCAAGCGCGCCCAGGTGATGAAGGACTACGAGAAAGTCATCGAAGAAATGTACGGCACACCCCGTCCCAGCCAGGTCTAG
- a CDS encoding ROK family glucokinase → MHTPTPGQQPGPYRRTAAWRRRTLPGVAAAPAAQGFREHLRLGRKGLAIGVDIGGTKVAAGVVDAEGRILARAKRSTPGDDPRAVEQVIVELVEELGAGHRVWSVGIGAAGWMDLDGGTVLFSPHLAWRNEPLRDNLQRLLRRPVLLTNDADAAAWAEWRFGAGQGQDRLVCITLGTGIGGAMVMDGRIERGRFGVAGEFGHQIIMPGGHRCECGNRGCWEQYASGNALGREARELAAANSPVAQELLKAVDGRVELITGVIVTELAKAGDATSRELLEDVGEWLGLGLANLAAALDPGKFVIGGGLCDAGELLVGPARKAFARNLTGRGFRPAADIALAALGPDAGLIGAADLSRVSSRMHS, encoded by the coding sequence ATGCACACACCAACACCGGGGCAACAGCCCGGCCCGTACCGCAGGACGGCCGCCTGGCGGCGCAGGACACTGCCTGGTGTCGCCGCCGCACCGGCCGCGCAGGGGTTCCGTGAGCACTTGCGGCTGGGTCGCAAGGGCCTCGCCATCGGCGTGGACATCGGCGGGACCAAAGTGGCCGCGGGCGTGGTGGACGCGGAGGGCCGGATCCTGGCCCGGGCCAAGCGGTCCACCCCCGGCGATGACCCCCGCGCTGTTGAACAGGTGATTGTGGAGCTGGTCGAGGAACTGGGCGCGGGCCACCGGGTCTGGTCGGTAGGAATCGGAGCGGCCGGCTGGATGGACCTCGACGGCGGCACCGTGCTGTTCAGCCCCCACCTTGCCTGGCGCAACGAACCGCTTCGGGACAATTTGCAGCGGCTGCTCCGACGGCCCGTACTGCTGACCAACGACGCCGATGCCGCAGCCTGGGCAGAGTGGCGGTTCGGCGCCGGGCAGGGCCAGGACCGCCTGGTGTGCATCACGCTGGGCACCGGAATCGGCGGTGCCATGGTGATGGACGGCCGGATCGAACGCGGGCGCTTCGGGGTGGCCGGGGAATTCGGCCACCAGATCATCATGCCCGGCGGGCACCGCTGCGAATGCGGCAACCGCGGTTGCTGGGAACAATACGCTTCCGGCAACGCGCTCGGCCGGGAAGCCAGGGAACTGGCCGCCGCCAACTCCCCGGTGGCCCAGGAGCTGCTCAAAGCAGTGGACGGCCGCGTTGAACTCATCACCGGGGTGATTGTCACCGAACTTGCCAAGGCCGGGGATGCGACGTCCCGGGAGTTGCTCGAGGACGTCGGGGAGTGGCTCGGACTAGGACTTGCCAACCTGGCGGCTGCACTGGACCCGGGAAAGTTTGTGATCGGCGGCGGGCTTTGCGATGCCGGAGAATTGCTTGTCGGCCCGGCACGGAAGGCTTTCGCCCGGAACCTCACCGGCCGCGGCTTCCGCCCGGCGGCGGACATCGCGTTGGCCGCCCTTGGCCCGGATGCCGGCCTGATTGGTGCTGCCGACCTGTCCCGGGTCAGCAGCCGTATGCACAGCTAG
- a CDS encoding alpha/beta fold hydrolase, with amino-acid sequence MSIPLDHTPFSSPFTGTGTRTGVVVSHGFTGSPHGVREWASSLAGAGYAVRMPLLPGHGTSWQELARTRWQDWHAALDAAYLELAGECDLVVVAGLSMGGALALRIAATRPVAGAVLVNPGLVIDDPRAPLAGILKFVLKSTPAIANDIRKEGIDEGAYSRTPVAAAHELNKMFKDTVRLLPRITAPVRVYRSAVDHVVSESSMVALRRGLTHAPLEVIRLQNSYHVATMDNDAPEIFRGSAEFVRSLAAGGVPDPVHTRQKDTADD; translated from the coding sequence ATGAGCATCCCCTTGGACCACACGCCGTTCAGCAGCCCGTTCACCGGGACCGGCACCCGCACCGGCGTTGTGGTCTCGCATGGTTTCACCGGCAGCCCGCACGGTGTCCGGGAATGGGCCAGCTCCCTGGCCGGCGCCGGCTACGCCGTGCGGATGCCGCTGTTGCCCGGGCACGGCACCAGTTGGCAAGAGCTGGCCAGGACACGATGGCAGGACTGGCACGCCGCGCTCGACGCCGCCTACCTTGAGCTGGCCGGTGAATGTGATCTGGTGGTCGTCGCCGGGCTGTCCATGGGCGGGGCGCTGGCGCTGCGCATTGCCGCGACGCGGCCCGTTGCCGGGGCCGTCCTGGTCAACCCGGGCCTTGTCATCGACGATCCCCGGGCGCCGCTGGCGGGCATCCTGAAGTTTGTCCTGAAAAGTACCCCGGCGATTGCCAACGACATCCGCAAGGAAGGCATCGATGAAGGTGCCTACTCCCGGACACCGGTCGCCGCCGCACACGAGTTGAACAAGATGTTCAAGGACACCGTCAGGCTCCTCCCCCGGATCACCGCCCCGGTGCGGGTGTACCGTTCAGCGGTTGACCATGTGGTTTCCGAATCGAGTATGGTGGCTCTTCGTCGCGGCCTCACGCACGCCCCGTTGGAGGTCATCCGGCTCCAAAACAGCTACCACGTGGCTACGATGGACAACGATGCCCCCGAGATCTTCCGCGGCTCGGCCGAATTTGTCCGGTCGCTGGCTGCGGGAGGCGTCCCGGACCCCGTCCATACCCGCCAAAAGGACACCGCAGATGACTAG